The genomic DNA ATCCGCCTGCAGCGCACCGCCAGCCGATCCACCACGACCCCCAACCGCGCCCCACACTACTGGAACTGTTGGAATTCGATGACCACGAGAGGCGAGAGCTTCTTCAATTGCGAACCGCCGCAAAGGAACGCGGGTGGTGGGCTCGCTACTCGGGAATCATCGGACCTGACCTGATGCCGCGCAACCATTCATCTCCCTCCGCACCGACGACTGGCCCGCGTTCCTCGATGCCGCAAGAGGTTTCGAAGGCGCGAGCCGACGCGGTCTGCCCGCGATCGAACACCACGCTTCGGGAGAAGTCAGTCTTCACGCCGCCGACGGGACCACCCTCACCTACCTGCGGCTACTGGGCGATCACCTGTACGCGACGGGTCCGACGAGCATCGCGCGATCGAGGATTTCCGGGATGAACCGCACTTGGGTGAGCTTCGCGGCCAAGGCGAAAGCACTCGGCAGGGCAGAGAAGTAGTCGCTCTCGGCCCTGTCGTCCTCGTCGTCCCAGTCGTCCGCGTCGTCGCGATCGTTCTCGTCGTCCCGCCTGTCCACCGTCATGCCGAGTTCCCGCATGAACCCGTTGAGCCGGTCGGGCTCGGAGCCGTGTCGAAGGTAGGGGCAGTCCAAGGGGTGGTAGCCCGTGACAATCGTGCCGTCGATCGCGTACGCGAGGCTGTCCTCGGCGTAGTCGTGCCGAGTGATGGCCAATACCTCACCATCACGCGACAATTCGGCCAGAACCTCGGGGAGCGTGGCCATCCACCCGATCGGCTCGATGGCCACGCTCCACTCACCGACCTGCACGACACCGACGGCGCCTCCCCCGGATCCGCCGCCGGTTTCGATGGAGAACTCGGTGGCCTGCTCCATCAGCCTGGCGAAGCCCGATTCCTGGCCGTGATCCTCGCCGCGGCTGAAACGGCGCACCACCTCCGACGGGTCGAGCCCGCGGAAGAAGGCCACGGTGAAGATCTCGCCCAACAGGCAGTCACCGTCGTGGAGCCACCGGAATGGGGCCAAGGGGTCGGAAGACGTCATAGCGTGCATGATGGCAGGCGTTACCGACAATCGGCGGCTCCCGGTAGGGTTTCGCGAGTGCCGATT from Nocardia terpenica includes the following:
- a CDS encoding DUF6461 domain-containing protein, which codes for MTSSDPLAPFRWLHDGDCLLGEIFTVAFFRGLDPSEVVRRFSRGEDHGQESGFARLMEQATEFSIETGGGSGGGAVGVVQVGEWSVAIEPIGWMATLPEVLAELSRDGEVLAITRHDYAEDSLAYAIDGTIVTGYHPLDCPYLRHGSEPDRLNGFMRELGMTVDRRDDENDRDDADDWDDEDDRAESDYFSALPSAFALAAKLTQVRFIPEILDRAMLVGPVAYR